From a single Lolium rigidum isolate FL_2022 chromosome 7, APGP_CSIRO_Lrig_0.1, whole genome shotgun sequence genomic region:
- the LOC124679519 gene encoding putative wall-associated receptor kinase-like 16 — MQVSLLQLGLGLILIAAQYAPGTAVPSSECRRQCGNVEIPYPFGIDPGCSLAQGFDIDCRLQEGVYKPFRGSFEVLNASLTHGTARVLTNIMGYCYNSSTKSMEELGRYADDSDGSQSSPYRLSDVQNKFTVIGCNALAFMQDMDGTGYQGLGVATCRNLTDLVDGSCSGIGCSQSTIPKGMFSYVTGFSSSVNTSRVLQFNRCSFAVLMEAAEFNFSTSYISNTKFNDTYNGRVPMVVDWAIRDVKSCVDAQLNNTNYACISSNSMCVDSVNDDGYICNCSQGYTGNPYLPDGCQDLNECNNNPCPSGGACHNTVGGFQCVCRVGRKLEGNTCSLDTRLIIGLAVGSVGVVIIITIIVSWLQMVVQKKKMNKVKQEYFRQHGGVILLDQMKAEEGLGFIVFSEAELIHATNNYDDSRILGKGGNGTVYRGIIKNGTPVAVKRCGLVDERQKKEFGKEMLILSQLNHKNIVKLVGCCLEVEVPILVYEFVLNGTLFELIHGNNKALQISFNTLLRLAHEAAEGLRFLHSDASPPVIHGDVKTSNILLDENYMAKVSDFGASALAPSDREQFVTKVQGTWGYLDPEYIQTFQLTNKSDVYSFGVILLEILTGQLPMKLEGPDKQICLSTTFLAAMKENNLDAMLVSHVKGQESMELLRGLADLAKKCLDMCGENRPLMKEVADELNRLRKLSLHPWVQLDLETEEENLLGGGSTRYYEIESSGYPMGERENQPINPGSSYYAR; from the exons ATGCAAGTGTCGTTATTGCAGCTTGGCCTCGGTCTCATACTGATTGCAGCACAATACGCCCCTGGAACTGCGGTTCCTAGTTCAGAGTGTCGAAGACAGTGTGGCAATGTTGAGATACCGTACCCATTCGGTATTGATCCAGGCTGCTCGCTCGCGCAAGGATTTGACATCGATTGCAGGCTCCAAGAAGGTGTCTACAAGCCATTCAGGGGTTCCTTTGAGGTGCTCAACGCTTCCTTGACTCATGGCACGGCCCGGGTACTCACTAACATAATGGGGTACTGCTACAACAGCTCTACCAAGAGCATGGAGGAACTTGGGCGTTATGCAGATGACAGCGATGGTAGTCAGTCTTCTCCTTACCGGCTCTCCGATGTCCAGAACAAGTTCACGGTGATCGGGTGCAACGCTCTCGCCTTTATGCAAGATATGGATGGCACAGGTTACCAAGGCTTAGGTGTCGCGACATGCCGCAACCTGACAGACTTAGTGGACGGATCCTGCTCCGGTATCGGTTGCTCCCAGAGTACAATACCAAAGGGGATGTTCAGCTACGTAACAGGCTTCTCGAGCTCGGTCAACACAAGTAGAGTCTTGCAGTTCAACCGGTGCAGCTTTGCGGTGCTTATGGAAGCAGCAGAATTCAACTTTAGCACTTCGTACATAAGCAACACCAAGTTCAATGACACATACAATGGGCGGGTGCCTATGGTGGTTGATTGGGCTATAAGAGATGTTAAGTCATGTGTTGACGCACAGTTGAATAATACTAATTATGCATGCATCAGCAGCAACAGCATGTGCGTTGATtctgtcaatgatgatggataCATCTGCAATTGCTCCCAGGGCTACACAGGCAACCCTTATCTTCCGGATGGCTGCCAAG ATCTCAATGAATGCAATAACAACCCATGTCCTTCAGGCGGTGCTTGCCACAATACAGTTGGAGGATTCCAGTGTGTTTGTCGAGTAGGAAGAAAACTCGAAGGGAATACATGCAGCCTTGATACCAGATTAATTATAG GACTTGCAGTGGGATCTGTTGGTGTAGTGATTATTATCACAATCATTGTGTCTTGGCTACAAATGGTAGtccaaaagaaaaaaatgaacaAAGTTAAGCAAGAGTATTTCCGTCAGCATGGTGGCGTAATTTTGCTAGACCAGATGAAAGCAGAAGAAGGTCTTGGTTTCATTGTATTTTCTGAAGCTGAACTCATACATGCCACAAACAACTATGATGATAGCAGAATACTTGGGAAAGGAGGCAATGGGACGGTATACAGAGGGATAATAAAGAACGGCACTCCGGTTGCAGTTAAAAGATGTGGATTAGTTGATGAAAGGCAAAAGAAGGAATTTGGCAAGGAGATGCTTATTTTGTCCCAGCTCAATCACAAGAACATTGTTAAACTCGTGGGTTGTTGCCTTGAGGTGGAAGTTCCAATTCTCGTCTATGAGTTTGTCCTGAATGGTACACTCTTCGAGCTTATCCATGGAAATAACAAAGCACTGCAAATATCCTTCAACACTCTCTTAAGGCTTGCTCATGAAGCAGCCGAAGGACTCCGATTCCTACATTCAGATGCATCTCCTCCAGTAATTCATGGTGATGTGAAAACGTCGAACATCCTTCTTGATGAAAACTACATGGCCAAGGTATCAGACTTTGGAGCCTCCGCACTAGCCCCATCCGACAGAGAGCAGTTTGTCACAAAGGTTCAAGGTACTTGGGGATACCTTGATCCTGAATACATTCAAACATTCCAATTAACAAATAAAAGTGATGTCTACAGCTTCGGTGTTATCCTTCTAGAGATCCTCACTGGACAGTTGCCAATGAAGCTTGAAGGTCCAGACAAGCAAATATGCTTGTCTACGACTTTCCTAGCTGCTATGAAGGAGAATAATCTTGATGCAATGTTGGTGAGCCACGTGAAAGGCCAAGAGAGCATGGAGTTGTTGAGAGGACTTGCAGACCTAGCTAAGAAATGTCTAGATATGTGTGGTGAAAACAGGCCTTTGATGAAAGAGGTTGCGGACGAGCTCAACAGATTGAGGAAACTTTCATTGCATCCTTGGGTACAGCTTGATTTGGAAACAGAGGAAGAAAACCTTCTTGGAGGGGGATCTACACGTTATTATGAAATAGAATCAAGCGGGTATCCTATGGGCGAAAGAGAGAACCAGCCCATAAACCCAGGAAGTTCCTATTATGCAAGATGA